The proteins below come from a single Miscanthus floridulus cultivar M001 chromosome 1, ASM1932011v1, whole genome shotgun sequence genomic window:
- the LOC136454250 gene encoding uncharacterized protein: MEVPQGMAAAACRSGLRASAPKRCTSRRSHTAPGLASGRALEAAGEWVGTSPSSPARPLPVDIATAPAATSPVHAIDVDGILDRVATAEPHATQVSVDDFIASFKKPLEQSLLNTPQLRVTKEACRDEDLFWVPRRSARLAANSRNRENKPDAQARKVLMKKLGYEVDTERPDEASFDELHEAAFQVALTGEAGEVMQLCTESWAKPRFRFEAFWVRLNGFEDAVKQSWDCQVPGADACRVLDFKLRKLARDLKSWSMQNIGSVRAQLFMAREIVAQLDAAQDYRELNDVEIALRRLMKQHTLGLASLSRTIARQRSRVRFLEEGDANTKFFHLQACHRNRKNQIPSIMHNGSWFSENEAKSELIYDYYNEILGKPFQRAHSINLTNLLPRLELNSIDVCFTEQEIWETIRELPPDRAPGPDGFTGLFYRVAWPIIKADVVNAFNALWSLDSRSFHLLNDALMEADRRSALSPLPGNTILHRASLYADDLVVLLSPKPQDFNCIAQILDLFAGASGLITNVDKCVATPIRCTDDMVAAVQDAFPCVISPFPCKYLGIPLSLGRLKHAEEQPIVDAVVGRIPTWKSGLLTNAGRLLLTKVTLSAIPVHLSIACCLSEWATKQIDKRRRAFLWAGAETCSGGKCKVAWPVVCRPKELGGLGVLDLRFFGYALRLRWEWLSRVDQHSCWARLPARKERVIEAMSRASISVQIGNGSSTIFWTDNWASVAL, encoded by the exons ATGGAGGTGCCGcaggggatggcggcggcggcgtgccggAGTGGCCTCAGAGCGTCGGCTCCCAAGCGCTGCACCTCGAGGCGGTCGCACACCGCGCCTGGCTTAGCCAGCGGCCGAGCGCTGGAGGCGGCAGGCGAGTGGGTAGGAACAA GCCCATCTTCGCCAGCACGCCCATTGCCTGTCGACATCGCTACGGCCCCGGCTGCCACTTCCCCCGTCCACGCGATAGACGTTGACGGGATCCTTGATCGTGTGGCCACGGCGGAGCCTCACGCGACGCAGGTGTCGGTGGACGACTTCATCGCCTCCTTCAAGAAGCCGCTCGAACAGTCGTTGCTAAACACCCCACAGCTGCGCGTCACCAAGGAAGCATGCAGGGACGAAGATCTGTTCTGGGTTCCCAGGCGGAGCGCACGACTGGCGGCGAATAGCAGGAACAGGGAGAACAAGCCCGACGCGCAGGCACGGAAGGTGCTCATGAAGAAGCTGGGCTACGAGGTAGACACCGAGCGGCCGGACGAGGCATCGTTCGATGAGCTCCATGAGGCGGCGTTCCAGGTGGCTCTCACGGGAGAGGCTGGAGAAGTGATGCAG TTATGCACTGAGTCTTGGGCTAAGCCGCGGTTTCGCTTTGAAGCGTTCTGGGTACGCCTGAATGGGTTCGAAGATGCTGTCAAGCAATCTTGGGATTGTCAGGTACCAGGGGCTGATGCGTGTAGAGTGCTCGACTTCAAGCTACGCAAGCTGGCAAGGGACCTGAAAAGCTGGAGCATGCAGAATATAGGCAGCGTGAGGGCTCAGTTGTTCATGGCAAGAGAGATTGTGGCTCAGCTAGATGCGGCTCAGGACTACAGGGAACTGAATGACGTCGAGATTGCTCTTCGCCGGCTGATGAAGCAGCACACTCTAGGCTTGGCATCCCTGTCAAGAACTATTGCCCGTCAACGTTCGAGAGTCAGATTCCTTGAAGAAGGTGATGCCAATACGAAGTTCTTCCACCTGCAGGCTTGTCACAGGAACAGGAAGAATCAAATACCGTCAATCATGCACAATGGTAGCTGGTTTTCAGAAAATGAAGCAAAATCCGAGCTCATCTATGACTATTACAATGAAATTCTTGGGAAACCGTTTCAGCGGGCGCACTCTATAAACCTGACAAACCTACTGCCAAGGCTTGAACTCAACAGCATTGATGTATGCTTCACTGAGCAGGAGATCTGGGAAACGATCAGGGAGCTCCCGCCTGACCGCGCCCCGGGACCTGATGGGTTCACAGGGCTATTCTACAGAGTCGCCTGGCCCATTATTAAGGCTGATGTCGTTAATGCTTTCAACGCATTATGGTCTTTGGATTCCAGGAGTTTCCACCTGCTCAATGATGCGTTAATG GAGGCTGATCGTCGATCTGCCTTGTCGCCCCTGCCGGGAAACACCATTTTGCACCGTGCCTCCTTGTATGCAGATGACCTGGTTGTTCTACTGTCACCCAAGCCACAGGACTTCAATTGCATTGCCCAGATTCTAGACTTGTTTGCTGGTGCTTCGGGGCTAATCACCAATGTGGATAAGTGTGTGGCGACACCCATCCGTTGTACTGACGACATGGTAGCAGCTGTCCAGGATGCGTTCCCGTGTGTCATCTCTCCGTTCCCATGCAAATATCTGGGAATCCCGCTCTCGCTGGGGAGGCTCAAGCACGCGGAAGAACAGCCGATTGTCGACGCAGTCGTGGGCAGAATACCGACCTGGAAGTCTGGGCTCTTGACAAACGCGGGCCGCCTTCTTCTCACTAAGGTTACTTTGTCAGCAATTCCAGTACACCTTAGCATTGCCTGTTGCCTCTCTGAGTGGGCTACCAAGCAAATCGACAAGAGGCGTAGAGCCTTCCTCTGGGCAGGTGCTGAGACTTGTTCAGGTGGGAAGTGCAAGGTCGCTTGGCCGGTTGTGTGCCGGCCTAAAGAACTTGGAGGCCTGGGCGTTCTGGACCTCAGGTTTTTTGGCTATGCACTCAGGCTTCGCTGGGAATGGCTATCACGGGTTGATCAGCACAGTTGCTGGGCAAGGCTGCcggcaaggaaggagagggtaATTGAAGCTATGAGTAGGGCAAGCATCTCAGTTCAAATTGGAAATGGCAGCAGCACGATTTTTTGGACTGACAACTGGGCGTCAGTTGCCCTCTAA